One Kallotenue papyrolyticum genomic window carries:
- a CDS encoding Dabb family protein, translated as MIHHLALFRLRPDVSAAVISDLMAHFEALPAAIDAIQALETQRGTRDAAEAAHFGVLSRFADRQALHAYLAHPLYQAALQRVKDHLEQMLVLEYETDGDAGEGARAG; from the coding sequence ATGATCCACCATCTGGCCTTGTTTCGTCTGCGTCCTGACGTCAGCGCGGCGGTGATCAGCGATCTGATGGCCCATTTCGAAGCGCTCCCCGCAGCGATCGACGCGATCCAGGCGCTGGAAACGCAGCGCGGTACGCGCGACGCAGCGGAGGCGGCGCACTTCGGCGTGCTGAGTCGGTTTGCCGATCGGCAGGCGTTGCATGCCTACCTGGCCCATCCGCTGTATCAGGCAGCGCTGCAGCGCGTCAAGGATCATCTTGAGCAGATGCTGGTGCTAGAATACGAAACGGATGGCGACGCCGGGGAGGGCGCGCGTGCTGGTTGA
- a CDS encoding nitroreductase family protein encodes MDLFNAIRQRRTTNGPFRPEPIAPEHLRLLLEMASRAPSHFNSQPWRFIVVQDAERRQRIAEIAGESMRLLMEEGSFWRRYSRYFRFSREEAEQSADGIHFDSMPGVLKPFARYVFSPKGGAMMNKLQVPRVLGHDAQRLVATSPLLLGITLTRGEYQAGELSALYSVISLGAVIQTIWLTATALGIGMQFVSTPMEVEGQWEKIVALLGVPDDHALLAVFRLGYIDPQAKRPTIDWVSPQRKPITELAFSEHWGQPLPAAVLAPVLGAPEEEPPQP; translated from the coding sequence ATGGATCTCTTCAATGCCATCCGGCAGCGCCGCACCACCAACGGGCCGTTCCGTCCGGAGCCGATCGCGCCGGAGCACCTGCGCCTGCTGCTGGAGATGGCGTCGCGGGCACCCTCGCACTTCAACTCACAGCCGTGGCGCTTTATTGTGGTGCAGGATGCCGAGCGCCGGCAGCGCATCGCCGAGATCGCCGGCGAGTCGATGCGCCTGCTGATGGAGGAGGGCAGCTTCTGGCGCCGCTATAGCCGTTACTTCCGCTTTTCGCGCGAAGAGGCCGAGCAGAGCGCGGACGGCATCCACTTCGATAGCATGCCGGGTGTGCTCAAGCCCTTCGCCCGCTATGTCTTCTCGCCCAAGGGCGGCGCGATGATGAACAAGCTGCAAGTGCCGCGCGTGCTGGGCCACGATGCGCAGCGGCTGGTAGCGACCTCGCCGCTGCTGCTCGGCATCACCCTGACGCGCGGCGAATACCAGGCCGGCGAACTCTCGGCGCTCTACTCGGTGATCTCGCTGGGCGCGGTGATCCAGACGATCTGGCTCACCGCTACGGCGCTGGGCATTGGCATGCAGTTCGTCTCCACGCCCATGGAGGTAGAGGGCCAGTGGGAAAAGATCGTCGCGCTGCTGGGCGTGCCCGACGACCATGCACTGTTGGCCGTCTTTCGGCTGGGCTACATCGATCCGCAGGCCAAACGGCCCACGATTGACTGGGTCTCGCCACAGCGCAAGCCCATCACCGAGCTGGCCTTTAGCGAGCACTGGGGCCAGCCTCTGCCGGCGGCGGTGCTGGCCCCAGTGCTCGGCGCGCCTGAGGAGGAGCCGCCTCAGCCATGA
- a CDS encoding histidine phosphatase family protein, whose protein sequence is MRLILVRHGESEWNRIGRYQGQMDAPLSELGLRQAEALAQRLRREQIDAIYTSPLQRARRTAEAIARYHPDVPLHEDPALLEIHHGDWQGLYAWEVRERYPDELHEWRMFPTRSQMPNGESFSNILKRTLTFRERVCAQYAADASIVISTHDVVIKILVADALGMHMDRINRLWITNASISVIEYTDALPFLVSLSEACHLGHLESVREKQEAI, encoded by the coding sequence ATGCGTCTGATCCTTGTCCGCCATGGCGAGAGCGAATGGAATCGCATCGGGCGCTACCAGGGGCAGATGGATGCCCCCCTCTCCGAGCTGGGTCTGCGCCAGGCCGAAGCGCTGGCCCAACGGCTGCGCCGCGAGCAGATCGATGCGATCTACACCAGTCCGCTGCAGCGCGCGCGGCGTACCGCCGAAGCCATCGCGCGCTACCATCCCGATGTGCCGTTGCACGAAGATCCCGCGCTGCTGGAGATTCACCATGGCGACTGGCAGGGCCTCTACGCCTGGGAGGTGCGTGAGCGCTACCCCGACGAGCTGCACGAGTGGCGCATGTTTCCGACCCGCTCGCAGATGCCCAACGGCGAGAGCTTCAGCAACATCCTCAAACGCACGCTGACCTTTCGCGAGCGCGTCTGCGCCCAGTACGCGGCGGATGCCTCGATCGTCATCTCCACCCACGACGTGGTGATCAAAATCCTGGTGGCCGACGCGCTGGGCATGCACATGGACCGCATCAATCGGCTGTGGATCACCAACGCCTCGATCAGCGTGATCGAGTATACCGATGCCCTGCCGTTCCTGGTCTCGCTCTCCGAAGCCTGTCATTTGGGGCATCTGGAGTCGGTGCGCGAAAAACAGGAGGCGATCTAG
- a CDS encoding DUF1992 domain-containing protein → MRRPIDRRTEMELEARLLRAQAEAEQAAPRGSGQRAQAQGGLSGWQSLVEQRILDGMERGLFDNLRGMGQPLNLDEDRFVPEELKMAFRMLRSTGLTPLWVQINKEIREDIERLHRFRDLVRRHRAAMSAIEWSHRRKEYVARIADINDKILNHNIIAPSSQVHFGLLVVAEELAAFDAPNEALPD, encoded by the coding sequence ATGCGACGCCCGATCGATCGGCGCACCGAGATGGAGCTGGAAGCGCGGCTGCTGCGCGCCCAGGCCGAAGCGGAGCAGGCAGCGCCGCGCGGCAGTGGGCAGCGCGCCCAGGCTCAGGGCGGGCTGAGCGGCTGGCAGAGCCTGGTCGAGCAGCGCATCCTGGACGGCATGGAGCGCGGCCTCTTCGACAACCTGCGCGGCATGGGGCAGCCGCTCAATCTGGACGAGGATCGCTTCGTGCCCGAAGAGCTGAAGATGGCCTTCCGCATGCTGCGCTCGACTGGCCTCACGCCACTGTGGGTCCAGATCAACAAGGAGATCCGCGAAGACATCGAGCGCCTGCACCGCTTTCGCGACTTGGTACGTCGCCATCGCGCCGCGATGAGCGCGATCGAGTGGTCGCACCGGCGCAAGGAGTACGTCGCGCGCATCGCTGATATCAACGATAAAATCCTCAACCACAACATCATCGCGCCCTCGTCGCAGGTACACTTCGGACTGCTGGTAGTTGCCGAGGAGCTGGCCGCCTTCGATGCTCCCAACGAAGCGCTGCCGGATTGA
- a CDS encoding SDR family NAD(P)-dependent oxidoreductase: MERVPWQDRVVLITGASSGIGQATALRCRGARLFVVGRDPQRLQQVAIASGATPIQADLLQPVAAAAIAEAVRQAAGRLDVLINCAGQLELGPAAQLGAATLERLIAINLLGAVRLIDACLPLLRAAPQPVIINVGSLAGLIAPPYMAAYAASKFALTGYTRALRQELCSQGIHVGLVLPGPVATPMVAGRLGGPYYPLPPATPVVTADAVARAILRAVTQRRAEVFVPRRLGPLARLAAAAPGLVDWLYRRLHATARAAAGDAAAPDR; this comes from the coding sequence ATGGAACGAGTTCCCTGGCAGGATCGTGTCGTCCTGATCACCGGTGCGTCCAGCGGCATCGGCCAGGCTACCGCGCTGCGCTGCCGCGGCGCGCGCCTGTTCGTGGTCGGGCGCGATCCGCAACGCCTCCAGCAGGTCGCCATCGCCAGTGGTGCCACGCCGATCCAGGCCGATCTGCTCCAGCCGGTAGCAGCCGCCGCCATCGCCGAGGCTGTGCGCCAGGCGGCAGGTCGGCTGGATGTGCTGATCAACTGCGCCGGCCAGTTGGAGCTGGGACCTGCCGCGCAGCTCGGCGCGGCGACCCTGGAGCGCCTGATCGCCATCAACCTACTCGGCGCGGTGCGACTGATCGACGCCTGCCTGCCGCTGCTGCGCGCCGCGCCACAGCCGGTGATCATCAACGTCGGTTCGCTGGCAGGGCTGATCGCACCACCCTACATGGCGGCCTATGCCGCCAGCAAATTCGCCCTGACGGGCTATACCCGCGCGCTGCGGCAGGAGCTGTGCTCCCAGGGCATCCATGTCGGGCTGGTCTTGCCGGGACCGGTCGCCACGCCGATGGTTGCCGGCAGACTCGGCGGGCCCTACTATCCCCTGCCGCCCGCCACGCCCGTCGTCACTGCCGATGCCGTCGCGCGGGCCATTCTGCGCGCGGTGACGCAGCGGCGCGCCGAGGTGTTTGTGCCGCGGCGCCTTGGGCCTTTGGCGCGCCTGGCCGCCGCCGCGCCGGGTCTGGTCGATTGGCTCTACCGCCGCTTGCATGCCACCGCGCGCGCCGCCGCCGGCGATGCCGCCGCGCCCGATCGCTGA
- a CDS encoding class II aldolase/adducin family protein: MRWFAEGLQRVLRAQGHTVTDDAALPGLVLNFTNARRPRSFRRKAQGTFVVSIVEVEHRPGDVLREAYPILVRSLSNLLIYIVNPPQGDWQTYFITMEQGWYAIPYHGDDEAFFEAIYARLKPLATSHLVINNVFVPDLPPELWRGTPQTDALREAGRRLDRMNLLPTPFPIHEFLSERALAHVRKLFGIGGLSYGNLSVRHDARSFWMSASGVDKGRLEVIGRDILLIADYLPEQNAMLVRVPPHVAPRRASVDAIEHWKLYTEHPRIGAIIHVHAWMEGVPSTTVNYPCGTAELAAEVAELVRRQPDPARAVIGLRNHGLTITGLSLDDIFARIDGRLLRQVPMQ, translated from the coding sequence ATGCGTTGGTTCGCCGAGGGCCTGCAGCGGGTCTTGCGCGCCCAGGGTCATACGGTGACCGACGATGCCGCACTGCCGGGATTGGTGCTCAACTTCACCAATGCGCGACGACCACGCTCCTTCCGACGCAAAGCGCAGGGTACCTTTGTGGTCTCGATCGTCGAGGTCGAGCACCGGCCCGGCGATGTGCTGCGCGAGGCCTATCCGATCCTGGTGCGCTCGCTGTCGAATCTGCTGATCTACATCGTCAACCCCCCGCAGGGTGACTGGCAGACCTACTTCATCACCATGGAGCAGGGTTGGTATGCTATTCCCTACCACGGTGACGATGAGGCCTTCTTCGAGGCGATCTACGCGCGTCTGAAACCGCTGGCGACCTCGCATCTGGTGATCAACAACGTCTTCGTGCCGGACCTGCCGCCGGAGCTGTGGCGGGGCACGCCCCAGACCGATGCGCTGCGCGAGGCGGGCCGCCGCCTCGATCGCATGAACCTGCTGCCGACGCCCTTCCCGATCCACGAATTCCTCTCCGAGCGCGCGCTGGCGCATGTGCGCAAGCTCTTCGGCATCGGCGGCCTAAGCTACGGCAATCTCAGCGTGCGTCATGATGCGCGCTCCTTCTGGATGAGCGCCAGCGGCGTGGACAAGGGTCGGCTGGAGGTGATCGGGCGCGATATCCTGTTGATCGCCGATTACCTGCCGGAGCAGAACGCCATGCTGGTGCGCGTGCCGCCGCACGTTGCGCCGCGCCGCGCGTCGGTGGATGCCATCGAGCACTGGAAGCTCTACACCGAGCATCCGCGCATCGGCGCGATCATCCATGTGCACGCCTGGATGGAGGGCGTGCCCAGCACCACCGTCAATTACCCCTGCGGCACGGCGGAACTGGCCGCGGAAGTCGCCGAACTGGTACGCCGGCAGCCCGATCCGGCACGCGCCGTGATCGGCCTGCGCAACCACGGTCTGACGATCACCGGCCTGAGCCTGGATGATATCTTCGCGCGCATCGACGGCCGCCTATTACGCCAGGTGCCCATGCAGTAG